The Colletes latitarsis isolate SP2378_abdomen chromosome 14, iyColLati1, whole genome shotgun sequence genome has a segment encoding these proteins:
- the Chn gene encoding zinc finger transcriptional factor charlatan isoform X2, whose product MGGGPRDVAEHFMELHSSRILADDSRNRHYSPHKDYLQSELKIDDVISYLERLRERAERVAPPSRRTQETQTVPAALLPVTSTFLLQELPSSPAPQHLHQSTATMPTSAAVSVNVKRYTCPYCPYGTDRRDLYTRHENIHREEKPFHCYICYKPFNRADHVKKHFLRMHREHNYELSRIRRLAGSSTPKLLKQEPGTGATGNANSNGQQQQQQQQQQQQQQHTSYTSGFNDSKSFQLQPNPGNGTTATAAGIYQATSMPVPSIMQPEATNCATGRRVQNGGCNSKSHLKGSSKGAQERRYTCCYCSWSGVDNWCLKRHLNTHLKPFACTLCEYKAARAERLATHVLKVHNRRQCSRCSFLGEDAAQLQMHQLHVHRVSSANAPAASTAQVAPPPNNRHQQPLHPAGGGRPPPGPPVFPAPAPAIAPATTVIPPTTILGHEMVNSPATAATMAYPTLEEERRLSGVRRDDGHDQDPDHDTVIDDPECASRGLGRDHDLPSRPVHGQFDVGHEQPDERGCSAGSLPDTATILNRDFACSFRAMLQEYRSTVESECPWTANSQSKPNERRSRKQSQPRKVTCTQEFEDDDLTGLELDPQDERQDDATKHEKAAVRINELRNRCRYRLTGQRLLRCRLCPVDSPARGSICRPYHTKASLALHKLWRHGTRKRFLKTCASKDRPLSQVSSITLKATVFTSPSYGYHR is encoded by the exons ATGGGCGGCGGGCCGCGTGACGTGGCCGAGCACTTTATGGAACTTCATTCATCGAGGATTCTCGCCGACGACAGCAGAAACAGACACTACTCGCCGCACAAGGACTACCTGCAGTCCGAGCTGAAAATCGACGACGTGATTTCCTATCTGGAGAGGTTACGGGAGCGCGCCGAGCGAGTCGCCCCGCCATCCAGGCGAACGCAGGAAACGCAAACGGTACCTGCAGCTTTATTACCGGTTACGTCGACCTTCCTCCTGCAGGAGTTGCCGTCCTCCCCTGCGCCGCAACATCTGCATCAG AGCACAGCGACAATGCCGACGTCAGCCGCGGTGTCCGTGAACGTGAAACGGTATACCTGTCCATACTGCCCTTATGGCACCGATCGTCGCGATCTCTACACCCGTCACGAGAACATCCATCGAGAGGAAAAGCCCTTCCACTGTTACATCTGCTACAAACCGTTCAATCGCGCCGACCATGTGAAAAAACATTTCCTAAGGATGCATCGCGAGCACAATTACGAGCTGTCCAGGATACGCAGACTCGCTGGATCCAGCACGCCCAAGCTTTTGAAGCAAGAACCAGGCACCGGGGCAACCGGAAACGCGAACTCGAAcgggcagcagcagcagcaacaacaacagcaacagcagcaacaacagcacaCGAGCTACACTTCCGGATTTAACGATAGCAAGAGTTTCCAGTTGCAGCCGAATCCTGGAAACGGGACCACGGCCACCGCGGCTGGTATCTATCAAGCTACGTCCATGCCCGTTCCTAGCATCATGCAACCGGAAGCTACCAACTGTGCTACGGGAAGGAGGGTGCAGAACGGAGGGTGCAACAGCAAGAGTCATCTGAAGGGTAGTTCCAAGGGAGCTCAAGAGCGAAG GTATACTTGTTGCTACTGTTCCTGGAGCGGCGTGGACAACTGGTGCCTGAAACGACACCTCAACACTCATTTGAAGCCCTTCGCGTGCACCCTCTGCGAGTACAAAGCTGCACGCGCTGAACGTCTAGCGACACACGTGCTGAAAGTGCACAACAGGCGGCAATGTTCGAGGTGCTCCTTCCTCGGCGAAGATGCGGCTCAGCTGCAGATGCATCAGCTGCACGTGCATCGTGTGAGCAGCGCGAACGCACCTGCAGCCTCCACGGCACAGGTTGCACCGCCACCCAATAATCGCCATCAGCAACCCTTGCA CCCCGCGGGAGGAGGCAGGCCGCCACCTGGTCCGCCAGTTTTTCCAGCACCAGCCCCAGCGATTGCACCTGCTACCACCGTGATACCACCGACAACGATACTCGG CCACGAGATGGTAAACTCCCCTGCAACTGCAGCGACAATGGCGTACCCGACATTGGAAGAGGAGAGGCGTTTGAGCGGTGTACGTCGCGACGACGGCCACGACCAAGACCCCGACCACGACACCGTCATCGACGACCCCGAGTGTGCTAGTCGCGGCTTGGGTCGCGACCACGACCTCCCGTCGCGGCCAGTTCACGGGCAGTTCGACGTCGGCCACGAGCAGCCTGACGAACGCGGTTGCAGCGCCGGATCACTGCCAGACACTGCTACTATACTTAATCGTGATTTTGCGTGCAGCTTCCGAGCCATGCTCCAGGAATACCGGTCCACCGTGGAGTCGGAGTGTCCCTGGACAGCGAACAGCCAGAGCAAACCCAACGAGAGGCGATCGAGGAAGCAGAGCCAACCGAGGAAGGTGACGTGCACCCAAGAGTTCGAGGACGATGACCTGACCGGTTTAGAGCTCGACCCGCAGGACGAGAGACAGGATGACGCGACCAAACACGAGAAGGCGGCTGTCAGGATCAACGAGCTCAGGAATAGGTGTCGATACCGATTGACAGGTCAAAGGTTGCTCAGGTGTCGCCTGTGTCCCGTAGACTCCCCGGCCAGGGGTTCGATCTGTCGACCCTATCACACCAAGGCCTCCCTCGCGCTTCACAAGCTCTGGAGACACGGTACTCGTAAGAGGTTCCTGAAGACCTGCGCGTCCAAGGATCGTCCTCTGTCGCAGGTCTCCTCCATCACGCTCAAGGCTACTGTGTTCACCAGCCCAAGTTATGGTTATCACAGATAA